One genomic region from Lates calcarifer isolate ASB-BC8 linkage group LG10, TLL_Latcal_v3, whole genome shotgun sequence encodes:
- the dusp6 gene encoding dual specificity protein phosphatase 6, whose translation MLDKLKPVVQLDSVMAISKTVGWLREQLETRRDGLLVMDCRAQELYESSHVETAINVAIPSLMLRRLKKGNLPVRALLSDGEDRERFVRRCKTDTIVLYDEYSREWNENVDGGSVLGLLLRRMKDEGYKAYYLEGGFSKFQAEYPALCETNLDGSSNSSSPTAQVLGLGGLRISSDSSDIESDIDRDPSSATDSDGSPLSNPQPSFPVEILPHLYLGCAKDSTNLDVLEEYGIKYILNVTPNLPNLFENAGEFKYKQIPISDHWSQNLSQFFPEAISFIDEARGQKCGVLVHCLAGISRSVTVTVAYLMQKLNLSMNDAYDIVKMKKSNISPNFNFMGQLLDFERTLGLKSPCDNRMAAPSQQLYFTTPTNHNVFKLDPLQST comes from the exons ATGCTTGACAAGCTCAAGCCCGTCGTCCAGCTCGACTCGGTAATGGCGATCAGCAAGACGGTGGGCTGGCTCCGGGAGCAGCTGGAGACGCGCAGGGACGGGCTGCTGGTGATGGACTGCCGGGCCCAGGAGCTCTACGAGTCGTCGCACGTCGAGACGGCCATCAACGTGGCCATACCGAGCCTCATGCTCCGCCGGCTCAAGAAGGGCAACCTGCCCGTGCGGGCCCTGCTCTCGGACGGAGAGGACCGGGAGCGGTTCGTGCGGCGCTGCAAGACGGACACCATCGTGCTGTACGACGAGTACAGCCGGGAGTGGAACGAGAATGTGGACGGGGGCTCGGTGCTGGGTTTACTgctgaggaggatgaaggacGAAGGCTACAAGGCCTATTATCTGGAGG GTGGCTTCAGTAAATTCCAGGCTGAGTATCCCGCTCTGTGCGAAACCAACCTGGACGGCTCCTCCAACAGCAGCTCCCCCACCGCCCAGGTGCTGGGCCTCGGTGGGCTGCGGATCAGCTCCGATTCTTCTGACATCGAGTCCGACATAGACCGGGACCCGAGCAGCGCCACGGACTCCGACGGCAGCCCGCTGTCCAACCCGCAGCCCTCCTTCCCGGTGGAGATCCTGCCGCACCTCTACCTGGGCTGCGCCAAGGACTCCACCAACCTGGACGTGCTGGAGGAGTACGGCATCAAGTACATCCTCAACGTTACTCCCAACCTGCCCAACCTCTTCGAGAACGCAGGGGAGTTTAAGTACAAGCAGATCCCAATCTCGGATCACTGGAGCCAGAATCTGTCTCAGTTCTTCCCCGAGGCCATCAGCTTCATCG aTGAAGCTCGAGGGCAGAAATGTGGCGTCCTGGTCCACTGCCTGGCCGGCATCAGCCGCTCAGTGACTGTGACGGTGGCCTACCTGATGCAGAAACTCAACCTGTCCATGAACGACGCCTACGACATCGTCAAGATGAAAAAGTCCAACATCTCCCCCAACTTCAACTTCATGGGCCAGCTCCTGGACTTTGAGCGCACGCTGGGCCTGAAAAGCCCGTGCGACAACCGCATGGCTGCGCCGAGCCAGCAGCTCTACTTCACCACCCCGACCAACCACAACGTCTTCAAGCTGGACCCCCTGCAGTCCACGTGA